The DNA sequence gttgtaaatTACCTTCAAAGCTTTTCATGCAGCGAATACCAATGTGACGCATGGTGTATACTTAACGCTATTGAATTTCTTTCTTGTAATAAGAGAAACGTTCTTACGCACACATTCTTGCACCCCGTTGCATCTCAAAGCACCCCGTCGACTTAAATTCGCTAAAAATTGGAATCAAGGTAATTGTTGAAAGCGCTTTCAGCATGATATTCCACGAAACGAGAATTGGTTGCCCGGCTCACATTCGATTTGAAATGCTTACACATGTGTTAATATTCCAAAGCCATGCAAATTACAGTTCTTCGTTTGATTGTTTTTCGACCGAGAAATCAAGTCATAAATGGAACTCAAAATGTCAGTTTAAGgcggtatgcgcctcgaaagtgaaaaacttaaacttgcgctcaaactttccatagtgaaattttcaacctttctctCGCCAGATCgcgaataaaaatcagggtatCACCGTGCAAAAcctggtactacagaaacaaattaccgaacaTTCGccgaaatttaaaaatttaacatggccgccattcctgtgtcaTCTTTATGGGAGCAACTTAGTTCCCGGACGGGTAGTATAGCAGAAAAGTACTATAAAATTGAGAGCTCttgtatctgtccccgaggcccaTTCTTCCTTAAGTTTGAACAGTGTCTACTATCGCTGTCATAAACAAACTTTCGTGCAGCTTTTCACACTCAATCGCAAAGGCGATGAAAAGCATAGGCCTCCGATAGGTATTAGTGTTATGTATATTGTTTTAACGAGTACACGTACTCGTCGTTAGTTACAAGCAGTTTCGACACCACCGACGCCCGTTCTTTTATTCGTTAGAAATGTAGAAACGTGATGAAAGGTTCCGTTAATCTGAGGTGCCACACTCCGGTATCACTTCCTTGCCTCGCACAGTCACACTGATTGTAATCTACAGACATTTTCAGTTATTTGACAAGGAAACATGAAAGCCACTTGTATGTCCCACTGGTAATGTTCAACATTTCTTAACAAGCGATTAGCTTGTATACtacaatatatatacatatatatatatacatatatatatatatatatatatatatatatatatatatatatatatatatatgaatgataATGATATCATAGATACTCTCTCTACTGTCATATTATGTTCGTATggcttttacattttttatttttcatgttcaTAAGTTGAAACACAGAACAGCAGGTGATGATTTTCCAAGAGCACACGTGGTATTTATTAACTGGCGGTGTTTATTAACGTGACTGGATTACACAACCATTTAAAGATTAATTGCTTTACGAATTAAATGGGGCGTTACGGGAATCATTTGTCAGTTAATTATCGTAATTGCTTTTCATTCTCCGTAACTCCGCAACtgccaaaataaaatattagaaCTTTCGAAACTTTCAGATGGAGAAGTATTGTGTTTGTGTTGTCATGCTTTTGCATGCTTTTAATAGTTTGCTGAATTCAGAATTCTTGTTAAATGTTTTAGAGTGATTGCTGAACAACAATCAGAACAATAAAATACCATTGCACCATTCGCTCtaaaatgtataatatatatatatatatatatatatatatatatatatatatatatatatatatatatacatatatatatctatatctatatatctgtatatatatatgataacacacatatgtatatttacttatacatacagagagagagagagagagagagagagagagagagagagagagagagagagagagagagagagagagagagagagagagagagagaatatcgCTATGCCTTAACGAATGAAACAACTGGTATGACGTCACTCACCTGTATGCAAATTATTGAAGATTGATGTCCCTCGAATACCTTGTATTGCTCGCCTGTCGTAATGTTCCAGCTACGCACTGTGCTGTCACCACTACCCGTGAACAGGACAAGACCGGTCGAGTCGGCGGCGAGGGTGAGCACAGCTCCCCTGTGTCCCCTGAATGTCACCTCGCAATCCCCAGTGTCCATGTTCCACGACTTGGCGGTGGTGTCCGCACTGCCGGTGATCAGAATATCTTTGTTGGAGGCGACGTCGAGGACGTCGTCTTTGAGCGCGTCCTCGGCGGGGATGTACATGAGTGGGGTCACCCCTCGCTTGTGGCCGCGGAATATGTGCAAAAGTTCCCCGTCATCTGGGTCCCAACACATCGCCGTCCGATCGTACGAGCTTGTAAATAAAAAGTCCCCCGTGCATATCAGTCTGTTGACTGGGGCAGCGTGTCCTTCAATAGTTACATCGCATTCGCCTGTTTGCACGTTCCACTTGCGCACTTTTTTATCCGAGCTCCCGGTGTAAGCGAACTCCCCGACCACCTGTATGCAAGTAATGTATCCCGTGTGTCCCTTCAGAACATGCACACACTCGTCCTTCTGTAAATCCCACACCCGTGCCGTTTTATCCTCCGAGCCAGTCACCAAAATTTTCCCGTCCTCGGACATTGACATGCAGTTGATGCCGCCTTCGTGTTCCGTCAGCGTTTTAATCAGGTAGgtcttttctttcttcttcttggcTTTCCCTT is a window from the Ptychodera flava strain L36383 chromosome 11, AS_Pfla_20210202, whole genome shotgun sequence genome containing:
- the LOC139143968 gene encoding WD repeat-containing protein 86-like, which gives rise to MGSGGSKRGRSAGSEQSTDDGKDKKGKAKKKKEKTYLIKTLTEHEGGINCMSMSEDGKILVTGSEDKTARVWDLQKDECVHVLKGHTGYITCIQVVGEFAYTGSSDKKVRKWNVQTGECDVTIEGHAAPVNRLICTGDFLFTSSYDRTAMCWDPDDGELLHIFRGHKRGVTPLMYIPAEDALKDDVLDVASNKDILITGSADTTAKSWNMDTGDCEVTFRGHRGAVLTLAADSTGLVLFTGSGDSTVRSWNITTGEQYKVFEGHQSSIICIQVVQKLMYTGSSDCNAKCWVTEFGDCTRTYQGHRHTITTLKFHEGLLYTGCGDNLTRVFDAKSGALKRTFKDTNML